The Coccidioides posadasii str. Silveira chromosome 3, complete sequence genome contains a region encoding:
- a CDS encoding uncharacterized protein (EggNog:ENOG410PI92~COG:E), with protein sequence MPASVHSTYPSDTDTCDIKEAESGYVSGDSSQPSLPDLVFTKPHLKFLNRQLQFLEPQDVLRWCITSLPGLYQTTAFGLTGLVTIDMLSKLDVPRPQVVDLIFLDTLYHFPETLALVERVRKRYPSLSIHVYKPQGAETADEFAAKYGDRLWETNDQLYDWLAKVEPAQRAYRELQVSAVLTGRRRSQGGKRGDLNIVEVDEAGLIKINPFANWGFQQVKDYITTHNVPYNELLDRGYKSVGDWHSTQPVKEGEDERAGRWKGQAKTECGIHNPRSKYAQFLREQEMKRQQEALDQALQGADKA encoded by the exons ATGCCTGCCTCTGTCCACTCCACGTACCCCTCGGACACGGACACCTGCGATATCAAAGAAGCAGAGTCTGGTTATGTCAGTGGTGACTCGAGCCAGCCTAGTCTTCCGGACCTCGTCTTCACGAAGCCCCATTTGAAGTTCTTGAACAGGCAGCTTCAGTTTCTCGAACCCCAAG ATGTCTTGAGATGGTGCATCACCAGCCTTCCGGGACTCTATCAAACCACCGCCTTTGGACTGACTGGTCTGGTCACAATTGATATGCTCTCAAAACTCGATGTTCCCAGACCGCAGGTTGTTGATCTGATCTTTCTCGACACACTCTATCACTTCCCCGAAACTCTTGCTCTGGTTGAGCGGGTCCGGAAGCGATATCCAAGCCTTAGCATTCATGTCTACAAGCCACAGGGCGCCGAAACTGCTGATGAATTTGCTGCGAAATACGGAGACCGACTGTGGGAGACCAACGACCAGCTGTACGACTGGCTCGCCAAAGTCGAACCGGCCCAGCGTGCCTATCGGGAACTCCAAGTAAGCGCAGTGCTTACTGGCCGTCGTCGAAGCCAAGGAGGAAAGCGCGGTGACCTTAATATCGTCGAGGTTGATGAGGCTGGCCTTATCAAAATCAATCCGTTTGCCAACTGGGGCTTCCAGCAAGTCAAGGACTACATCACCACCCACAATGTTCCGTACAACGAACTTCTCGACCGGGGCTACAAGAGCGTCGGAGACTGGCACTCGACACAACCCGTGAAAGAGGGCGAAGACGAGCGTGCCGGTCGATGGAAGGGTCAGGCCAAGACGGAATGCGGCATCCACAACCCCCGATCGAAGTACGCACAGTTCCTTCGAGAACAAGAGATGAAGAGGCAGCAGGAAGCACTGGACCAAGCTCTTCAAGGCGCGGACAAGGCGTAG